The Streptomyces sp. NBC_00344 genome includes a window with the following:
- a CDS encoding IclR family transcriptional regulator — translation MGAQDGPTLITSVQRAFRLMEAVGVHEGGAPAKQLAREAGLPLPTTYHLLRTLAHDGYVRKLDDGGFVIGDKLGLLHDGSRAQELLTRVRPTLTALRDELSAAAYLTFYEDGEIRVAEIVDGPLAPRVDLWVGFEDAGHATALGKSVLRELDDDARSDYLSRHSLSDLTPRTITHPFELLRRIDTAPTAPLVMDQEEYALGTVCVAVPVYSGDKLGSLGVSFRADRLSRADEVRERLLSTAGRVTRGLSFTA, via the coding sequence ATGGGTGCTCAGGACGGCCCCACGCTCATCACGTCCGTGCAGCGGGCCTTCCGTCTGATGGAGGCCGTAGGGGTACACGAGGGCGGCGCCCCGGCGAAACAGCTGGCGCGCGAGGCGGGGCTGCCGCTGCCGACCACCTACCACCTGCTGAGGACGCTGGCCCACGACGGCTACGTCCGCAAACTCGACGACGGCGGGTTCGTCATCGGGGACAAACTGGGTCTGCTGCACGACGGAAGCCGGGCACAGGAACTGCTCACCCGGGTCCGTCCGACGCTCACCGCACTGCGGGACGAACTGTCGGCCGCGGCCTATCTGACGTTCTACGAGGACGGCGAGATCCGGGTCGCCGAGATCGTCGACGGCCCGCTGGCTCCACGGGTCGATCTCTGGGTGGGCTTCGAGGACGCGGGACACGCCACCGCGCTGGGCAAGTCCGTGCTGCGTGAGCTGGACGACGACGCGCGCAGCGACTACCTCTCCCGGCACTCCCTCAGCGATCTCACGCCCCGGACCATCACTCACCCCTTCGAGTTGCTCCGGCGGATCGACACGGCGCCGACCGCTCCGCTCGTGATGGACCAGGAGGAGTACGCACTCGGCACGGTCTGTGTCGCGGTGCCCGTGTACAGCGGTGACAAGCTCGGTTCGCTCGGTGTCTCCTTCCGGGCCGACCGGCTCTCCCGGGCCGACGAGGTGCGGGAGAGGCTGCTGTCGACAGCGGGACGGGTGACCAGAGGGCTCTCGTTCACCGCGTGA
- a CDS encoding PP2C family protein-serine/threonine phosphatase — MSRAAQAHQHDHRTARMGTARAHRAAARNRPRIDGRLFTVLPALIVSAVALLALVGGAGMICLPLLVVGPALAAALNRPYVVLAIGLLAVALGAVLGVRSGAPGAEQAIVLSALAAVILASSLESVLRCRRERILADVRSVAEAAQHALLRPVPSVVGDFQVAVRYSAAAAEARIGGDLYALVPTQYGIRLIVGDVRGKGLPAVGTAALVLGVFREAAYDEPDLVDVVARIERSLARNLGADDFVTAVVVGYPGDGTMEVVNCGHVSPLLVSARGITAVETARPAPPLGLGAIGGEPPSVQVLPFTDGDQLLLYTDGVTEARDQKREFYPLTERLAEHLSDDPHGTLDPLHQELLAYVGGRLHDDAALLLVRKPHAAVPAPEAGAAAPVPEAHAAVPALEEDATVPVSAATVPAATVQAPAGCRAAAEPVCEEPFPV, encoded by the coding sequence ATGAGTCGGGCGGCCCAGGCACACCAGCACGATCACCGGACGGCCCGGATGGGCACCGCGCGGGCGCACCGTGCGGCGGCACGCAACCGGCCCCGGATCGACGGCCGCCTGTTCACCGTCCTGCCCGCTCTGATCGTCTCCGCGGTGGCGCTCCTCGCGCTCGTCGGCGGAGCCGGGATGATCTGCCTGCCGCTGCTCGTGGTCGGGCCGGCGCTGGCCGCCGCGCTCAACCGGCCGTACGTCGTCCTCGCGATCGGGCTGCTGGCCGTGGCGCTTGGCGCAGTGCTGGGTGTCCGCAGCGGTGCGCCGGGTGCCGAACAGGCGATCGTGCTGTCCGCTCTGGCCGCCGTCATCCTGGCGAGCAGCCTGGAGAGCGTGCTGCGGTGCCGTCGTGAACGGATTCTGGCGGACGTCAGGTCGGTGGCCGAGGCCGCCCAGCACGCCCTGCTGAGGCCGGTGCCATCGGTCGTCGGCGACTTCCAGGTCGCGGTCCGCTACAGCGCCGCGGCGGCCGAGGCCCGGATCGGCGGTGACCTGTACGCCCTGGTGCCGACCCAGTACGGGATCAGGCTGATCGTCGGCGATGTGCGCGGCAAGGGCCTGCCTGCCGTGGGCACGGCCGCCCTGGTGCTGGGGGTCTTCCGGGAGGCCGCCTATGACGAGCCGGATCTGGTGGATGTCGTGGCAAGGATCGAGCGGAGCCTCGCGCGCAACCTCGGAGCGGACGACTTCGTCACCGCGGTGGTCGTCGGGTACCCCGGCGACGGGACCATGGAAGTGGTCAACTGCGGCCATGTGTCCCCGCTGCTGGTGAGCGCTCGCGGCATCACGGCAGTGGAAACGGCCCGCCCCGCTCCTCCTCTCGGGCTGGGCGCCATCGGTGGTGAGCCGCCGAGCGTGCAGGTGCTGCCGTTCACCGACGGCGACCAGTTGCTCCTCTACACGGACGGGGTCACCGAGGCCCGCGACCAGAAGCGCGAGTTCTATCCGCTCACCGAGCGGCTGGCGGAGCATCTGTCGGACGACCCGCACGGCACCCTCGACCCCCTGCACCAGGAGCTGCTGGCGTATGTGGGCGGGCGGCTCCACGACGACGCGGCACTGCTGCTGGTGAGGAAACCGCATGCCGCCGTTCCGGCGCCCGAAGCGGGTGCCGCGGCTCCGGTGCCCGAGGCGCATGCCGCTGTTCCGGCGCTCGAAGAGGATGCAACGGTTCCGGTGTCCGCCGCCACGGTGCCCGCCGCCACGGTGCAGGCGCCGGCCGGCTGCCGGGCCGCTGCCGAGCCGGTGTGCGAGGAGCCCTTCCCGGTCTGA
- a CDS encoding FAD-binding oxidoreductase has protein sequence MDGTTVEGMRDALRGPVITPRESEYDSSRNIYNAMIDRRPAAFVRCADAGDVMDAVDFMRDRGMDPAVRGGGHSGPGLCLVDNGITIDLSPMRGVRVDPVAETAQVAGGSLLGDLDHAAHAFGLATPSGIMSTTGVAGLTLGGGHGHLTRKYGLTSDNLLSADVVLADGSFVTASESDHQDLFWALRGGGGNFGIVTSFTFRLHPVHTVSLGISLWTLDHIREVLRWYREFLPQAPDDLNGFFAELTVPPAPPFPEEIHGQKMCGVIWCWTGDPDRAEQVLSPVNEPAPPAFHFSAPMPYPMMQMMFDQLLPPGLQWYWRGDLFDRIPDEAIEVHEKYAHALPTDLSTMHLYPVDAAAGRMDRDSTAWNHRDAVWSGIVAGIDPDPANAEAIRQWSTGYWEALHPHSMGGAYVNFIGAGEGQDRVRATYGEHYDRLAEIKRTYDPQNFFHANQNIAPAVPV, from the coding sequence ATGGACGGCACCACGGTGGAGGGGATGCGGGACGCACTGCGTGGCCCCGTCATCACTCCGCGGGAAAGCGAGTACGACTCGTCCCGGAACATCTACAACGCGATGATCGACCGGCGCCCCGCCGCGTTCGTGCGGTGCGCGGACGCCGGGGACGTCATGGACGCGGTGGACTTCATGAGGGACCGAGGTATGGACCCGGCGGTCCGCGGTGGCGGTCACAGCGGTCCGGGACTGTGCCTGGTGGACAACGGCATCACGATCGATCTGTCCCCGATGCGCGGGGTGCGGGTGGACCCGGTCGCGGAGACGGCTCAGGTGGCCGGCGGCAGCCTGCTCGGTGATCTCGACCATGCCGCCCACGCCTTTGGCCTGGCCACCCCTTCGGGCATCATGTCGACGACGGGTGTCGCCGGCCTCACCCTCGGTGGCGGGCACGGCCACCTCACCCGTAAGTACGGTCTGACCTCGGACAACCTGCTCTCCGCCGATGTGGTGCTGGCCGACGGCAGCTTTGTCACGGCGAGCGAGAGCGACCACCAGGACCTGTTCTGGGCGCTGCGCGGCGGTGGCGGCAACTTCGGCATCGTCACCTCGTTCACCTTCCGGTTGCATCCCGTGCACACCGTGTCTCTCGGGATCTCCCTCTGGACGCTCGACCACATCCGCGAAGTGCTGCGGTGGTACCGCGAGTTCCTGCCGCAGGCGCCCGACGACCTGAACGGTTTCTTCGCGGAGCTCACCGTTCCGCCGGCGCCGCCGTTCCCCGAGGAGATACACGGACAGAAGATGTGCGGTGTCATCTGGTGCTGGACGGGGGACCCGGACCGGGCGGAGCAGGTCCTCTCCCCGGTGAACGAACCGGCCCCGCCCGCCTTCCACTTCAGCGCCCCGATGCCCTACCCCATGATGCAGATGATGTTCGATCAGCTGCTGCCACCCGGTCTGCAGTGGTACTGGCGCGGGGATCTCTTCGACCGTATCCCGGACGAGGCCATCGAAGTCCACGAGAAGTACGCCCACGCGCTCCCCACCGACCTGTCGACCATGCACCTGTACCCGGTCGACGCCGCCGCCGGCCGGATGGACCGCGACAGCACCGCGTGGAATCACCGGGACGCGGTCTGGTCGGGCATCGTCGCCGGCATCGATCCCGACCCGGCCAACGCCGAGGCCATCAGGCAGTGGAGCACCGGCTACTGGGAAGCGCTGCACCCGCACTCGATGGGCGGTGCCTACGTGAACTTCATCGGCGCGGGCGAGGGCCAGGACCGGGTCAGGGCCACCTACGGCGAGCACTACGACCGGCTGGCCGAGATCAAGCGCACGTACGACCCGCAGAACTTCTTCCACGCCAACCAGAACATCGCGCCCGCCGTGCCCGTGTGA
- a CDS encoding cryptochrome/photolyase family protein — protein sequence MSARTHWLFGDQLGPHFLDPRHHGPDAHAPVLMIEARSVLSRRRFHRAKAHLVLSAMRHRAAELGDRVQYVRARTYREGLVEAAGQGPLTVCHPTSRSALALVESLDRVEVLPARGFLVPHADFGEWASAHTGRRVRQEDFYRWARRGHDLLMDGDEPAGGRWNLDRENREPPPRREENLGLADPWCPVEDEIDEGVRHDLDRWERDGTVSFVGRDGPRRFPATRREALAALRHFLTHRLPGFGQYEDAMLAGDPVMNHSRLSVPLNLGLLDPAECADRAEKAWRDGAAPLNSVEGFVRQIAGWREYVWQLYWHFGEDYRSRNALGHRTPLPDWFLELDADAVTARCLSTTLAQVRDTGWTHHIPRLMVLGSRALQDGWDPAAVTDWFHRSFVDGYDWVMLPNVVGMSQYADGGLMTTKPYTTAGAYINRMSDFCAPCAYRPAQRVGERACPYTAGYWSFLHRHRERLAANHRMAQAVRGLDRLKDLSELLDEAAERHGPP from the coding sequence ATGTCCGCTCGTACGCACTGGCTCTTCGGCGACCAGCTCGGTCCGCACTTCCTGGATCCGCGTCACCACGGCCCGGACGCACACGCTCCGGTTCTGATGATCGAGGCCAGGTCGGTTCTGAGCCGTCGCCGGTTCCACCGGGCCAAGGCGCATCTCGTCCTGTCCGCGATGCGGCACCGGGCCGCGGAACTCGGCGACCGGGTGCAGTACGTCAGGGCGCGTACATACCGCGAGGGTCTGGTGGAGGCTGCCGGGCAGGGCCCGCTGACCGTCTGCCATCCGACGTCCCGCAGCGCACTGGCTCTGGTCGAATCGCTGGACCGGGTCGAGGTGCTCCCCGCACGCGGATTCCTCGTACCGCACGCGGACTTCGGTGAATGGGCTTCGGCGCACACCGGACGCAGGGTCAGGCAGGAGGACTTCTACCGCTGGGCCCGGCGCGGGCACGACCTCCTCATGGACGGTGACGAGCCGGCCGGCGGCCGGTGGAACCTCGACCGGGAGAACCGCGAACCCCCGCCGCGCAGGGAGGAGAACCTCGGTCTCGCGGACCCCTGGTGTCCGGTCGAGGACGAGATCGACGAAGGGGTACGCCACGATCTGGACCGCTGGGAACGCGACGGAACGGTCTCCTTCGTGGGGCGCGACGGACCGCGCCGATTCCCCGCCACCCGGCGGGAGGCACTGGCCGCACTCCGGCACTTCCTCACCCACCGGCTGCCAGGCTTCGGACAGTACGAGGACGCGATGCTCGCAGGGGACCCCGTGATGAACCACAGTCGGCTCTCGGTCCCGCTCAACCTCGGGCTGCTGGATCCGGCCGAGTGCGCCGACCGCGCCGAGAAGGCGTGGCGGGACGGCGCGGCGCCGCTCAACAGCGTGGAGGGCTTCGTCCGCCAGATCGCCGGATGGCGGGAGTACGTCTGGCAGCTCTACTGGCACTTCGGCGAGGACTACCGGAGCCGTAACGCTCTGGGGCACAGGACCCCGTTGCCGGACTGGTTTCTCGAGCTGGACGCCGATGCGGTGACGGCCCGCTGTCTGTCCACGACGCTGGCCCAGGTCCGGGACACCGGCTGGACCCATCACATCCCGCGGCTGATGGTGCTCGGCAGCCGGGCCCTTCAGGACGGCTGGGACCCTGCGGCGGTCACCGACTGGTTCCACCGCTCCTTCGTCGACGGCTACGACTGGGTGATGCTTCCCAACGTCGTCGGGATGTCGCAGTACGCGGACGGCGGTCTGATGACGACCAAGCCGTACACGACGGCGGGCGCGTACATCAACAGGATGAGCGACTTCTGCGCTCCATGCGCCTACCGTCCGGCGCAGCGCGTCGGCGAACGGGCCTGCCCCTACACCGCCGGCTACTGGTCGTTCCTGCACCGGCACCGCGAGCGGCTCGCCGCCAACCACCGGATGGCCCAGGCGGTGCGGGGGCTCGACCGGCTGAAGGATCTGTCCGAACTTCTGGACGAGGCCGCCGAACGCCACGGCCCGCCGTGA
- a CDS encoding TraR/DksA family transcriptional regulator: MENQSTSASDMPFRSAHSQGCPQPQAISAAVVSWRSPRAVHSTRKNPRRPGRKGGAGGGTVATNHCHGAGRNRASKGPHERCGEPIPAERLEARPAASTCVRCAAVRPR, encoded by the coding sequence ATGGAAAATCAGTCCACGTCGGCGTCAGACATGCCCTTCCGTTCAGCCCATTCGCAAGGCTGCCCGCAGCCGCAGGCGATATCGGCCGCCGTGGTGTCGTGGCGTAGCCCGCGGGCGGTTCACTCGACCCGGAAGAACCCAAGGCGTCCGGGTCGAAAAGGCGGGGCTGGTGGTGGCACCGTCGCCACGAACCACTGCCATGGGGCCGGGCGTAATCGAGCTTCAAAGGGGCCTCACGAGCGGTGCGGCGAGCCGATCCCCGCGGAACGGCTTGAGGCCCGCCCGGCGGCGAGCACCTGCGTGCGCTGTGCGGCGGTCCGTCCCCGCTGA
- a CDS encoding HEAT repeat domain-containing protein: protein MRNYAVRNSPQDYSRRSSSGVSGWTTVRNFQALVAAALYVPDRVWVEQWLVHFAVHPDPDVRRAAALALGHLARLHKEVSPQAISAVRKLLEDRQLAGAATDALEDVEIFTRSH, encoded by the coding sequence GTGAGGAATTATGCAGTACGAAACTCCCCGCAGGATTACAGCAGAAGAAGCAGCTCAGGCGTTTCAGGCTGGACAACCGTACGAAATTTCCAGGCCCTGGTCGCCGCAGCGTTGTACGTGCCCGACCGGGTGTGGGTCGAGCAGTGGCTCGTACACTTCGCCGTTCATCCGGATCCCGATGTCAGGAGGGCCGCAGCCCTCGCACTGGGACACCTTGCCAGACTCCACAAAGAGGTATCACCACAAGCAATCTCCGCTGTTCGGAAATTGCTTGAGGACAGGCAACTCGCCGGCGCTGCCACAGACGCCCTCGAAGACGTTGAGATTTTCACCAGGAGCCACTGA
- a CDS encoding DNA polymerase III subunit gamma and tau, with translation MSSLALYRRYRPESFAEVIGQEHVTAPLQQALRNNRVNHAYLFSGPRGCGKTTSARILARCLNCAQGPTPTPCGECQSCQDLARNGPGSIDVIEIDAASHGGVDDARDLREKAFFGPASSRYKIYIIDEAHMVTSAGFNALLKVVEEPPEHLKFIFATTEPEKVIGTIRSRTHHYPFRLVPPGTLRDYLGEVCGQEGAQVADGVLPLVVRAGAGSVRDSMSVMDQLLAGAGDEGVTYAMATSLLGYTDGSLLDSVIDAFASGDGAAAFEVVDRVIEGGNDPRRFVADLLERLRDLVILAAVPDAGEKGLIDAPADVVERMQAQASVFGAAELSRAADLVNTGLTEMRGATSPRLQLELICARVLLPAAFDDERSMQARLDRLERGGGLMSGGQGPAMGYVPGPEAHPAPTGRAAQAVPPGGGPAAARAAVRGDAPAVGGVYNAPDGAEGAAAAPAPPSAVQAPPVSQAPPVTQAPPVTEPPSAAQRGPEQSPQPGGPPVRQPGAWPGAGGPAAGSAPSGASAPASRPAGSWPSAAAPGRGQPAPSAPPADTAPAGAAAAAPSQGMAQGAAQVRSMWPGILDAVKNRRRFTWILLSQNAQVAGFDGTTLQLGFPNAGARDNFASSGSEDVLKQVLAEQFHVQWKVDAIVDPSGGTQPPGGSNHPGPGPGPGPGPGPGGPGGSSPAPQRPAPQTPAPPAPGPAPQSPPSAPEPPQRPQAYRDAEPPPAADGPPRVSLEEDTPEDDDPDLVDSALSGHDLIVRELGATVVEEYTNE, from the coding sequence GTGTCGTCCCTTGCGCTGTACCGCCGTTACCGTCCCGAGTCGTTCGCCGAGGTCATCGGGCAGGAGCATGTCACTGCCCCGTTGCAGCAGGCCCTGCGGAACAACCGGGTCAATCACGCGTATCTGTTCAGCGGTCCGCGGGGCTGCGGCAAGACCACCAGTGCGCGGATCCTCGCCCGGTGTCTGAACTGCGCGCAGGGGCCCACGCCCACACCGTGCGGCGAGTGCCAGTCCTGCCAGGACCTCGCGCGGAACGGGCCGGGGTCGATCGATGTGATCGAGATCGACGCGGCTTCGCACGGTGGCGTGGACGACGCCCGTGACTTGCGCGAAAAGGCCTTCTTCGGGCCCGCGAGCAGCCGGTACAAGATCTACATCATCGACGAGGCGCACATGGTCACTTCGGCGGGGTTCAACGCCCTGCTGAAGGTGGTCGAGGAGCCGCCGGAGCATCTCAAGTTCATCTTCGCGACCACCGAACCCGAGAAGGTCATCGGGACGATCAGGTCGCGGACCCATCACTACCCCTTCCGTCTGGTGCCGCCCGGGACGTTGCGCGACTACCTCGGTGAGGTGTGCGGGCAGGAGGGCGCACAGGTCGCCGACGGGGTGCTGCCGCTGGTGGTGCGCGCCGGGGCGGGGTCGGTGCGTGACTCGATGTCGGTCATGGACCAGTTGCTGGCCGGTGCGGGCGATGAAGGTGTGACGTATGCCATGGCGACGTCGCTCCTCGGATACACCGACGGGTCGCTGCTGGACTCCGTGATCGACGCCTTCGCGTCGGGGGACGGCGCAGCCGCCTTCGAGGTCGTGGACCGGGTGATCGAAGGCGGCAACGACCCGCGCCGGTTCGTGGCCGACCTGCTGGAGCGGCTGCGCGATCTGGTGATCCTCGCCGCGGTGCCCGACGCGGGGGAGAAGGGGCTGATCGACGCCCCGGCCGATGTGGTGGAGCGGATGCAGGCGCAGGCATCGGTGTTCGGCGCGGCCGAGCTCAGCCGCGCCGCTGACCTGGTCAACACCGGGCTCACCGAGATGCGCGGCGCCACATCGCCGCGTCTCCAGCTCGAGCTGATCTGTGCGCGGGTGCTGCTCCCCGCCGCTTTCGACGACGAGCGTTCGATGCAGGCGAGGCTGGACCGTCTGGAGCGGGGCGGCGGCCTGATGTCCGGCGGGCAGGGGCCCGCGATGGGCTACGTGCCGGGACCGGAGGCGCATCCTGCCCCGACCGGCCGGGCCGCACAGGCTGTTCCGCCCGGCGGCGGGCCCGCGGCGGCGCGTGCCGCGGTGCGAGGGGACGCGCCCGCCGTGGGTGGTGTGTACAACGCTCCCGATGGGGCGGAAGGCGCCGCCGCGGCGCCGGCTCCCCCGTCCGCCGTTCAGGCCCCACCCGTATCGCAGGCTCCACCCGTGACGCAGGCTCCACCCGTGACGGAGCCCCCGTCCGCCGCGCAGCGCGGCCCCGAGCAGTCCCCGCAGCCCGGTGGGCCCCCGGTGCGGCAGCCCGGCGCCTGGCCGGGTGCCGGCGGACCGGCAGCCGGATCCGCACCGTCCGGTGCGTCCGCCCCGGCATCCCGCCCGGCCGGCAGCTGGCCGTCGGCCGCCGCGCCCGGGCGGGGGCAGCCCGCGCCGTCGGCTCCCCCGGCGGACACGGCGCCGGCCGGTGCGGCCGCGGCCGCACCCTCGCAGGGGATGGCCCAGGGCGCGGCCCAGGTGCGGAGCATGTGGCCCGGCATCCTGGACGCGGTCAAGAACCGTCGCCGCTTCACCTGGATCCTGCTCAGCCAGAACGCACAGGTCGCCGGATTCGACGGGACCACCCTGCAGCTCGGCTTTCCGAACGCGGGCGCCCGGGACAACTTCGCTTCCAGCGGCAGCGAGGACGTGCTCAAGCAGGTGCTCGCCGAGCAGTTCCACGTCCAGTGGAAGGTCGACGCGATCGTCGACCCCTCGGGTGGTACGCAACCGCCCGGTGGCAGCAACCATCCGGGCCCCGGCCCCGGCCCCGGCCCCGGCCCCGGCCCCGGTGGTCCCGGCGGGTCCAGTCCGGCCCCGCAGCGTCCGGCGCCCCAGACCCCGGCACCGCCCGCGCCGGGTCCCGCACCGCAGTCGCCCCCCTCCGCTCCGGAGCCGCCGCAGCGGCCGCAGGCGTACCGGGACGCCGAGCCGCCGCCTGCCGCGGACGGGCCGCCACGCGTCTCGCTGGAGGAGGACACCCCCGAGGACGACGACCCCGACCTCGTCGACTCGGCGCTCTCCGGCCACGATCTGATCGTGCGCGAACTGGGAGCGACGGTGGTGGAGGAATATACGAACGAGTAA
- the purD gene encoding phosphoribosylamine--glycine ligase, with protein MKVLVIGGGAREHALCRSLSLDSAVTSLHCAPGNAGIAEVAELHQVDALDGAAVARLATELEAGLVIVGPEAPLVAGVADAVREAGIPCFGPSREAARLEGSKAFAKDVMAAANVPTARAYVCTTPAEIDAALDAFGAPYVVKDDGLAAGKGVVVTDDVETARAHALACGRVVIEEFLDGPEVSLFAITDGVTVLPLQPAQDFKRALDGDEGPNTGGMGAYSPLPWADPKLVDEVTETVLQPTVDELRRRGTPFSGLLYAGLAITSRGVRVIEFNARFGDPETQVVLARLKTPLSGVLLNAANGTLDSEPALNWLDAAAVTVVIASHNYPDAPRTGDPIEGLDDVAAQDAPHAYVLHAGTRQDGDVVVSAGGRVLSVTATGADLAEARERAYTALARVRLDGAQHRTDIAAKAAGI; from the coding sequence GTGAAGGTCCTTGTCATCGGCGGCGGCGCCCGCGAACACGCCCTGTGCCGCTCTCTTTCTCTCGACTCCGCAGTCACCTCCCTGCACTGTGCCCCCGGCAACGCGGGCATCGCCGAGGTGGCCGAGCTGCATCAGGTCGATGCGCTGGACGGCGCTGCCGTCGCCCGGCTCGCGACCGAGCTGGAGGCCGGGCTCGTGATCGTCGGTCCGGAGGCCCCGCTGGTCGCCGGGGTCGCCGACGCGGTGCGCGAAGCGGGCATTCCCTGCTTCGGGCCGAGCCGTGAAGCGGCCAGGCTGGAAGGTTCCAAGGCCTTCGCCAAGGACGTGATGGCGGCAGCCAACGTGCCCACCGCCCGCGCCTACGTCTGCACCACCCCCGCCGAGATCGACGCGGCACTGGACGCGTTCGGCGCGCCCTATGTGGTCAAGGACGATGGTCTCGCCGCCGGCAAGGGTGTGGTGGTGACCGACGATGTGGAGACAGCCAGGGCGCATGCGCTGGCCTGTGGACGGGTGGTCATCGAGGAGTTCCTGGACGGGCCCGAGGTCTCGCTCTTCGCGATCACCGACGGTGTGACGGTCCTCCCCCTCCAGCCCGCGCAGGACTTCAAGCGGGCGCTCGACGGCGACGAGGGACCCAACACCGGCGGAATGGGTGCCTACTCCCCGCTTCCCTGGGCCGATCCCAAGCTGGTCGACGAGGTCACCGAGACCGTGCTGCAGCCGACCGTTGACGAGCTGCGCAGGCGCGGCACGCCGTTCTCCGGGCTGCTCTACGCGGGTCTCGCCATCACCTCGCGCGGAGTACGGGTCATCGAGTTCAACGCGAGGTTCGGCGACCCGGAGACCCAGGTGGTGCTGGCCAGGCTGAAGACCCCGCTGTCCGGTGTCCTGCTCAACGCGGCCAACGGCACCCTCGACAGTGAGCCGGCGCTGAACTGGCTCGACGCCGCCGCCGTCACGGTCGTCATCGCCTCGCACAACTACCCGGACGCCCCGCGCACCGGCGATCCGATCGAGGGTCTCGACGATGTCGCGGCACAGGATGCGCCTCATGCGTATGTCCTGCATGCCGGGACCAGGCAGGACGGCGACGTGGTGGTGAGTGCCGGAGGCCGTGTGCTGTCGGTGACCGCGACCGGCGCGGATCTGGCCGAGGCGCGTGAGCGCGCCTACACCGCGCTGGCCAGGGTGCGGCTCGACGGGGCTCAGCACCGTACGGACATCGCGGCGAAGGCCGCCGGTATCTGA
- a CDS encoding N,N-dimethylformamidase beta subunit family domain-containing protein translates to MGAEQIRRWESGALAHAVSDPFGQGPLPWLRGSEHYFDDTGHVVPWYADPDATRNRTGGPRTADDVKQQIKGFASTGAAAPGEAIDFHVTVDPPQQFSVDIYRIGHYGGDGAAKITTSPRLSGIVQPPPLTADRTVSCHHWWLSWRLQIPSYWSIGAYVAVLTTVDGYRSHIPFTVRDSHPADLLLLLPDVTWQAYNLYPEDGRTGASLYHAWDGSGRLLGEEDAATTVSFDRPYAGAGLPLHVGHAYDFIRWAERYGYDLAYADTRDLHAGRIDPTRYRGLVFPGHDEYWSIPMRSTVEAAREHGTSLVFLSANTMYWQVELSPSASGVADRVLTCRKRRGPGKPALWRDIDRPEQQLLGIQYAGRVPEPSPMVVRNADHWLWDATGADEGDEIPGLVAGEADRYYPRTALPPHEDRKLLAHSPYRDSEGTLRHQETSLYRAPSGALVFASGTFAWSPALDRPGHVDARIQRATANLLDRICKRD, encoded by the coding sequence ATGGGGGCGGAGCAGATCCGGCGCTGGGAATCCGGGGCCCTCGCGCACGCCGTCTCGGATCCGTTCGGGCAGGGTCCTCTGCCCTGGCTCCGCGGCAGTGAGCACTACTTCGACGACACCGGTCATGTCGTCCCCTGGTACGCCGATCCTGACGCCACGCGCAACCGTACGGGCGGACCGCGCACGGCCGACGATGTGAAGCAGCAGATCAAGGGCTTCGCCTCCACCGGAGCAGCCGCGCCGGGCGAGGCCATCGACTTCCATGTCACCGTCGATCCGCCGCAGCAGTTCTCCGTCGACATCTACCGCATCGGGCACTACGGCGGTGACGGCGCCGCGAAGATCACCACAAGCCCACGGCTCTCCGGCATCGTCCAGCCGCCCCCGCTCACCGCGGACCGCACGGTCTCCTGCCACCACTGGTGGCTCTCCTGGCGCCTGCAGATTCCCTCGTACTGGTCGATCGGCGCGTATGTCGCCGTGCTCACCACGGTCGACGGCTACCGCTCCCACATCCCCTTCACGGTCCGGGACAGCCATCCGGCCGACCTGCTCCTGTTGCTGCCCGATGTGACCTGGCAGGCGTACAACCTCTACCCGGAGGACGGCAGGACCGGCGCCAGCCTCTATCACGCATGGGACGGAAGCGGCCGTCTCCTCGGCGAGGAGGACGCCGCGACGACCGTGTCCTTCGACCGCCCGTACGCGGGTGCCGGCCTGCCCCTGCACGTCGGTCACGCCTACGACTTCATCCGCTGGGCGGAGCGGTACGGCTACGACCTCGCCTACGCCGACACCCGCGATCTGCACGCGGGCCGGATCGATCCGACGCGGTACCGGGGCCTGGTCTTCCCCGGCCACGACGAATACTGGTCCATCCCCATGCGGAGCACCGTGGAGGCCGCCCGCGAACACGGCACCTCACTGGTCTTCCTCTCCGCCAACACCATGTACTGGCAGGTCGAACTCTCCCCTTCCGCATCCGGAGTCGCCGACCGGGTGCTGACCTGCCGAAAACGCAGAGGCCCCGGCAAGCCCGCCCTCTGGCGCGACATCGACCGCCCGGAGCAGCAGCTCCTCGGTATCCAGTACGCGGGGCGGGTCCCCGAGCCGAGTCCGATGGTCGTACGGAACGCCGACCACTGGCTCTGGGACGCGACAGGCGCCGATGAGGGCGACGAGATCCCCGGCCTGGTCGCGGGCGAAGCGGACCGGTACTACCCGCGCACCGCGCTGCCGCCGCACGAGGACCGCAAGCTGCTGGCCCACTCCCCGTACCGGGACAGCGAGGGGACCCTGCGCCACCAGGAGACATCGCTCTACCGTGCCCCTTCGGGCGCTCTGGTCTTCGCGTCGGGAACATTCGCCTGGTCACCCGCGCTGGACCGCCCCGGCCATGTGGACGCCCGTATCCAGCGCGCCACCGCCAACCTCCTCGACCGGATCTGCAAGCGCGACTGA